One segment of Apus apus isolate bApuApu2 chromosome 1, bApuApu2.pri.cur, whole genome shotgun sequence DNA contains the following:
- the BHLHE41 gene encoding class E basic helix-loop-helix protein 41 translates to MDEGISRLPERQLLEHRDFIGLDYPSLYLCKPKRGVKRDESKETYKLPHRLIEKKRRDRINECIAQLKDLLPEHLKLTTLGHLEKAVVLELTLKHLKALTALTEQQHQKIIALQNGERSMKSPVQADLDAFHSGFQTCAKEVLQYLSRFESWTPREQRCAQLLGHLHSISSQFLPGPQLLSPPPGPLSKGSSSSSSPPAPHCAAGHKPEGQANCVPVIQRTHAAELSAETDTDTDSGYGGEGEARPERGPPAAAGGPLPTLAIKQEPSGDEAPSAPKRLKLDRGGSPLPGPPGLAARGAEAAAAAALVRPDAALLGSLMALGAGGGGAPFGQPPAAAPFCLPFYFISPSAAAAYMQPFLDKGSLEKYLYPAAPIPLLYPGIPAQAAAAAAAAAAAASFPCLSSVLGPAEKAAAAAAGLPPAPHLLPHPFAAAAGLASAAEPGEEAETAAAKEPSPEGP, encoded by the exons ATGGATGAAGGAATCTCCCGCTTGCCggagaggcagctgctggagcataGGGATTTTATAGG gcTGGACTACCCTTCCCTCTATCTGTGCAAACCCAAAAGAGGCGTGAAGAGGGACGAGAGCAAG GAAACGTACAAACTGCCACATCGACTGATCGAAAAGAAGAGGCGAGACAGGATTAACGAGTGCATTGCCCAGCTGAAGGATTTACTGCCCGAGCATCTGAAATTGACG ACGCTGGGACATCTGGAGAAAGCGGTGGTGCTGGAATTGACTTTGAAACACTTGAAAGCGCTCACAGCCTTAacggagcagcagcaccagaagaTCATCGCTTTGCAGAATG GGGAGCGGTCCATGAAGTCTCCCGTGCAGGCCGACCTGGACGCCTTCCACTCCGGCTTCCAGACTTGCGCTAAGGAAGTGCTGCAGTACCTCTCCCGCTTTGAGAGCTGGACCCCCCGCGAGCAGCGATGCGCCCAGCTCCTCGGCCACCTGCACTCCATCTCCTCGCAGTTCCTCCCCggcccccagctcctctccccgccgccgggcccccTCAGCAAAggatcctcctcctcttcctccccgcccgccccccaCTGCGCGGCGGGCCACAAGCCGGAGGGCCAGGCTAATTGCGTGCCCGTCATCCAGCGGACTCACGCCGCCGAGCTCAGCGCCGAGACCGACACGGACACGGACAGCGGCTACGGCGGTGAAGGCGAGGCGCGCCCCGAGCGTGGCCCGCCGGCGGCGGCCGGGGGCCCGCTGCCCACCCTGGCCATCAAGCAGGAGCCGTCGGGCGACGAGGCGCCCTCCGCGCCAAAGCGCCTGAAGCTGGACCGCGGGGGCAgccccctgcccggcccgccggggctggcggcgcggggcgccgaggcggcggcggcggcggcgctggtGAGACCCGACGCCGCGTTGCTGGGCTCGCTGATGGCCCtgggggcgggcggcggcggggcccccTTCGGACAGCCGCCGGCGGCGGCCCCTTTCTGCCTGCCCTTCTACTTCATTTCaccctccgccgccgccgcctaCATGCAGCCCTTCCTGGATAaaggcagcctggagaagtATCTCTACCCCGCCGCCCCCATCCCGCTCCTCTACCCGGGCATCCCGGCCCAGGCGGCAGCCGCCGcggccgctgccgccgccgccgcctccttcCCTTGCCTCTCCTCCGTGCTCGGCCCCGCCGAGAaggcggccgccgccgccgccgggctgCCACCGGCGCCCCACCTCCTCCCGCACCCCTTCGCTGCCGCCGCCGGGCTGGCCTCCGCCGCCGAGCCCGGAGAGGAGGCCGAGACGGCGGCCGCCAAGGAGCCCAGCCCCGAGGGCCCGTGA